In one Streptomyces marincola genomic region, the following are encoded:
- the nuoL gene encoding NADH-quinone oxidoreductase subunit L, with translation MESLIGLLVGAPLFGAAVLLVGGRRLDRVGHWLATGLAAVSFVLAAVLFFDLLDREGEDRTLHQHLFSWVPVADFQADVAFQLDQLSMTFVLLITSVGTLIHLYSIGYMAHDERRRRFFAYLNLFLGAMLLLVLADNYLLLYVGWEGVGLASFLLIGFWQHKPTAATAAKKAFVVNRVGDVGLSIAILLMFTTFGSFAFEPVLGSASEASEATLTGIGLMLLLAACGKSAQVPLQSWLGDAMEGPTPVSALIHAATMVTAGVYLITRSGAIFNAAPDAQTVVVVVGAVTLLFGAIVGCAKDDIKKALAGSTMSQIGYMMLAVGLGPLGYVFAIMHLVTHGFFKAGLFLGAGSVMHGMNDEVDMRRYGGLRKHMPITFVTFGLAYLAIIGFPYLSGFFSKDEIIYAGFSKGGTEGWVLGGVMLLGAALTAFYMTRIMLMTFFGEKRWQPDAHGHEPHPHESPLSMTIPMIVLAFGSVFAGFLFNAGESFVHWLEPVTGLDHGDSPVSHGAVGVAATAVMLLGVAAAWWAYGRRPVPAVAPTGGLLTRAARRDLLQDDFNHAAFVTPGNYLTRGLVYVDHKLVDGVVNGTAASFGGLSGRLRRLQNGFARSYAVSMFGGAALLVAATLLMRAV, from the coding sequence ATTGATCGGACTGCTCGTCGGGGCGCCCCTGTTCGGCGCCGCCGTGCTGCTGGTGGGCGGGCGGCGCCTGGACCGCGTGGGGCACTGGCTGGCCACCGGGCTCGCGGCCGTGTCCTTCGTCCTGGCCGCGGTGCTCTTCTTCGACCTGCTGGACCGGGAGGGCGAGGACCGCACGCTGCACCAGCACCTGTTCAGCTGGGTGCCGGTCGCGGACTTCCAGGCGGACGTCGCGTTCCAGCTCGACCAGCTCTCGATGACCTTCGTGCTGCTGATCACGAGCGTGGGTACCCTCATCCACCTCTACTCGATCGGCTACATGGCGCACGACGAGCGGCGGCGGCGCTTCTTCGCCTACCTGAACCTGTTCCTCGGCGCGATGCTGCTGCTCGTCCTCGCCGACAACTACCTGCTGCTTTACGTCGGCTGGGAGGGCGTCGGTCTCGCCTCGTTCCTGCTCATCGGCTTCTGGCAGCACAAGCCGACGGCGGCGACCGCGGCCAAGAAGGCGTTCGTCGTCAACCGCGTCGGCGACGTCGGTCTTTCCATCGCGATCCTGCTGATGTTCACCACGTTCGGCTCCTTCGCGTTCGAGCCGGTGCTCGGCAGCGCGAGCGAGGCGAGCGAGGCCACGCTCACCGGCATCGGGCTGATGCTGCTGCTCGCCGCGTGCGGCAAGTCGGCGCAGGTGCCGCTCCAGTCCTGGCTCGGGGACGCGATGGAGGGCCCGACCCCGGTCTCGGCCCTGATCCACGCGGCCACCATGGTGACCGCGGGCGTCTACCTGATCACCAGGTCCGGGGCGATCTTCAACGCCGCTCCCGACGCGCAGACCGTGGTGGTGGTCGTCGGCGCGGTGACACTGCTGTTCGGCGCGATCGTCGGGTGCGCCAAGGACGACATCAAGAAGGCGCTGGCCGGCTCCACGATGTCGCAGATCGGCTACATGATGCTGGCCGTGGGCCTCGGCCCGCTCGGCTACGTCTTCGCGATCATGCACCTGGTGACGCACGGCTTCTTCAAGGCGGGCCTGTTCCTCGGCGCCGGCTCGGTGATGCACGGCATGAACGACGAGGTCGACATGCGGCGCTACGGCGGCCTGCGCAAGCACATGCCGATCACGTTCGTCACGTTCGGCCTCGCCTACCTGGCGATCATCGGCTTCCCCTACCTGTCCGGCTTCTTCTCCAAGGACGAGATCATCTACGCCGGGTTCAGCAAGGGCGGCACCGAGGGCTGGGTCCTCGGCGGCGTGATGCTGCTCGGCGCGGCGCTGACCGCGTTCTACATGACGCGCATCATGCTGATGACGTTCTTCGGCGAGAAGCGCTGGCAGCCCGACGCGCACGGCCACGAGCCGCACCCGCACGAGTCGCCGCTCAGCATGACCATCCCGATGATCGTCCTGGCCTTCGGCTCCGTCTTCGCCGGCTTCCTGTTCAACGCGGGGGAGTCGTTCGTCCACTGGCTCGAACCCGTCACCGGCCTCGACCACGGCGACTCGCCCGTCAGCCACGGCGCCGTCGGCGTGGCGGCGACCGCCGTGATGCTGCTCGGCGTCGCCGCCGCCTGGTGGGCCTACGGCCGCCGCCCGGTGCCCGCCGTCGCGCCCACCGGCGGGCTGCTGACCAGGGCCGCGCGGCGCGACCTGCTCCAGGACGACTTCAACCACGCCGCGTTCGTCACGCCGGGCAACTACCTCACCCGGGGCCTGGTGTACGTCGACCACAAGCTGGTGGACGGGGTGGTCAACGGCACGGCCGCCTCGTTCGGCGGCCTGTCGGGGCGGCTGCGGCGCCTCCAGAACGGGTTCGCCCGCTCCTACGCGGTCTCCATGTTCGGCGGTGCCGCCCTGCTCGTCGCCGCGACCCTGCTGATGAGGGCGGTCTGA